One Nitrospina watsonii DNA segment encodes these proteins:
- a CDS encoding MBL fold metallo-hydrolase: MSTLQELAPGLIRWSEFSDEKQLNFNGYYLAHGGEAVLIDPPELDADALHTLKDTVARAGGNPLKAILLTNVHHDRASQRLKDVFQVPIHIHEQDKPLLEFSPDATFGNGDTLPCGLQVVHLKDQKSPGECALLQKEKKWLFVGDALIGKVPGEVNQLPPDKFDDITKAKEGLKVLLNYEFEDLLLGDGEPIRGNARQTLDVFFTD; encoded by the coding sequence ATGTCCACCTTGCAAGAACTGGCTCCGGGCCTGATCCGCTGGTCCGAGTTTTCCGATGAAAAACAACTCAACTTCAACGGCTACTATCTGGCCCATGGCGGCGAGGCGGTGCTGATCGATCCGCCGGAACTGGACGCCGACGCCCTGCACACGCTGAAGGATACCGTCGCCCGCGCCGGGGGCAATCCGTTGAAAGCCATCCTTCTCACCAATGTGCACCACGACCGCGCCAGCCAGCGGCTGAAGGACGTCTTTCAAGTGCCCATCCACATCCATGAACAGGACAAACCCCTATTGGAATTCTCACCCGACGCCACCTTCGGGAATGGCGACACCCTGCCCTGCGGTTTGCAGGTGGTTCACCTGAAAGACCAGAAATCGCCGGGCGAGTGCGCCCTCCTGCAAAAGGAAAAGAAATGGTTGTTCGTGGGCGACGCCTTGATCGGCAAGGTACCGGGGGAGGTCAACCAACTGCCGCCGGATAAATTCGACGACATCACGAAAGCCAAGGAAGGTTTGAAGGTGCTGCTGAATTACGAGTTCGAGGATCTTCTGCTCGGTGACGGCGAACCCATCCGCGGCAACGCGCGCCAGACGCTGGATGTGTTCTTCACGGATTGA
- a CDS encoding NmrA family NAD(P)-binding protein encodes MQGSRRNILVVGGTGYVGSKLIPRLCEKNHPIRCLTRSRVEKKKSSFNDVTFVRGDLLNAESLHKPLQGIDTVFYLAHSLDEKDDFEEKEKQAAQNFGAAAHAAGVRRIIYLGGLAHDPAEDLSPHLRSRIQVGNTLRASGIQVIEFQASIILGRGSLSFEMIRALSERLPVMIMPRWVRVKAQPICICDLALYLVQAVDLQTEDNEIFEIGGADQVSYKDLIAEYCRQRGLKRLLVPVPVLTPWLSGLWLGLVTPVYARVGQRLVESIKSPTVVQSDRAGTVFPDIKPMGMGASIEYALREIELFGPA; translated from the coding sequence ATGCAAGGCAGTCGCAGGAACATTCTGGTGGTGGGGGGCACGGGGTACGTCGGGAGCAAGTTGATCCCGCGTTTGTGCGAAAAAAACCATCCTATCCGCTGCTTGACGCGGTCCCGCGTCGAGAAAAAAAAGTCCTCGTTCAACGATGTCACCTTCGTGCGCGGCGACCTGCTGAATGCGGAATCGCTGCACAAGCCGTTGCAGGGCATCGATACGGTGTTCTACCTGGCGCACAGCCTCGACGAGAAAGACGATTTCGAGGAGAAGGAAAAGCAGGCGGCGCAGAATTTCGGCGCGGCCGCCCACGCCGCCGGGGTGCGCCGCATCATCTATCTGGGCGGACTCGCCCACGACCCGGCGGAAGACCTGTCGCCACACCTGCGCTCGCGCATACAGGTCGGCAACACGCTCCGCGCTTCGGGCATTCAGGTGATCGAGTTCCAGGCCTCCATCATTCTCGGTCGCGGCAGCCTGTCGTTTGAAATGATCCGGGCGTTGTCGGAACGGCTTCCGGTCATGATCATGCCGCGCTGGGTGCGGGTGAAGGCGCAGCCCATCTGCATCTGCGACCTGGCGCTTTATCTGGTGCAGGCGGTGGACCTGCAAACCGAGGACAACGAAATTTTCGAGATCGGCGGCGCCGACCAGGTGTCTTACAAGGATTTGATCGCGGAGTACTGCCGTCAGCGCGGACTGAAGCGGTTGCTGGTCCCGGTGCCGGTGCTGACGCCGTGGCTTTCCGGATTGTGGCTGGGCCTGGTCACGCCCGTGTATGCGCGGGTGGGGCAGCGGTTGGTCGAGAGCATCAAGAGCCCGACGGTGGTGCAGAGCGACCGCGCCGGCACCGTATTCCCCGATATCAAGCCGATGGGCATGGGCGCGTCCATCGAGTACGCCCTGCGCGAAATCGAGCTGTTCGGTCCCGCCTGA
- a CDS encoding NifU family protein → MAQTKKFSVIATEPTPNSAAFKFVVNNVIIKDGGSRAFNNEQEAESDPFAKEIFDFGVVDFLYIKERFVSITLIAPDEWDDMFDPFIQTIEEHLVPYEDADAEPEKSILDDVDLDKFMDYDDDTKREIIDAFMDEGVRPALAQDGGGLLVKDVDGDVVSVQYQGACGSCSKSESSTLSAMQNILQKSIHPELKVVIRGFGDI, encoded by the coding sequence ATGGCACAAACCAAAAAATTCAGCGTCATCGCCACGGAACCCACGCCGAACTCGGCCGCGTTCAAATTTGTGGTGAACAATGTCATCATCAAGGATGGCGGCTCGCGCGCGTTCAACAATGAACAGGAAGCGGAGTCCGATCCCTTCGCCAAGGAAATCTTCGATTTCGGCGTGGTGGACTTCCTCTACATCAAAGAGCGCTTTGTTTCCATCACCCTCATCGCGCCGGACGAGTGGGACGATATGTTCGATCCCTTCATCCAGACGATCGAGGAACACCTGGTGCCTTACGAGGATGCCGACGCGGAACCGGAAAAATCGATTCTCGATGACGTGGACCTCGACAAGTTCATGGACTACGACGACGACACCAAGCGGGAAATCATCGATGCGTTCATGGACGAGGGCGTGCGCCCGGCGCTGGCGCAGGACGGCGGCGGCCTTCTGGTGAAGGATGTGGACGGCGACGTGGTCTCCGTTCAATACCAGGGCGCGTGCGGCAGTTGTTCCAAATCGGAATCGAGCACGTTGTCGGCGATGCAGAACATCCTGCAGAAAAGCATCCACCCGGAACTGAAGGTGGTCATCCGCGGCTTCGGCGACATCTGA
- the nuoB gene encoding NADH-quinone oxidoreductase subunit NuoB, producing MANLSQSELEVSLGNNVIVTQMTQAVNWARKYSFFIYPFITACCGMEFMSVAGPRYDLDRFGAAFPRFSPRQADLLMVVGTISHKQAPILVKVYNQMAEPKWVVAYGVCTVSGGFYDNYATVMGIDTLIPVDVYIPGCPPRPEMVIDALIKLQDKVQQETLSDHVKGPALVTPNEYL from the coding sequence ATGGCTAATTTAAGTCAGTCTGAACTTGAGGTCAGCCTTGGCAATAATGTCATCGTGACTCAAATGACTCAGGCTGTGAACTGGGCACGCAAATACTCTTTCTTCATATATCCTTTTATTACAGCTTGTTGTGGCATGGAATTCATGTCCGTCGCCGGTCCCCGTTATGACTTGGACCGTTTCGGCGCCGCCTTTCCGCGCTTTTCGCCGCGCCAGGCGGATCTGTTGATGGTGGTCGGCACCATCAGCCACAAGCAGGCTCCCATTCTGGTCAAGGTGTACAACCAGATGGCCGAGCCGAAATGGGTGGTCGCCTACGGCGTGTGCACGGTGTCGGGCGGATTCTACGACAACTACGCCACGGTGATGGGCATCGACACCCTCATCCCGGTGGACGTGTACATCCCCGGATGTCCGCCCCGGCCGGAGATGGTGATCGACGCCTTGATCAAGTTGCAGGACAAGGTTCAGCAGGAAACCCTGTCGGACCACGTCAAGGGCCCCGCTTTGGTGACCCCGAACGAGTACCTGTAA
- a CDS encoding ethylbenzene dehydrogenase-related protein — MKRFIKGGSGFWQTVTALGMIAAFLVFFTPAGVFSHGEQKHEHDLENLPEKPEGMIQFGNEDKEAPTPGSEYADPAPKGEMKMDHGGHDMGHDMGHDMQHDMGGHDMGHDMHGGGKDSFLTRGEHDLSNIQQPQTKSQALMARGRNIYLHMCVFCHGKDGNGGGEAVDYLYPWPRDFRKGIFKFRSTPTGTLPRDEDLYRTIIKGVPNTSMPAWEAALSPQDTWALVNMIKSFSDRFREEPPGPKIEIPKAPEPTAKTIARGRELFDEHKCDDCHGMSGKGDGKLAGSLKDAWKHAVFVHDITNPNYLKAGYRPQDIFKTLSTGLDGTPMNSYANLPEEDRWALVHFIRSRFAKEFAKGEFETDVYSFYMPYELDTDPASPVWEKVETTRIVLRPLSARRDAVEVIRFQSVNNGKQLAIRLRWKDSTKDGFVENRGDVFRDGSAVQLALGDVTLHTHGHNEPFFGMGNRGKPVNIWHWKAGLEETIEATEDSEYSTGGVDMDALIFGGTMTNPVAKLGTTAQNTVEELNGEGFGTITPQPKEQQNVLGYGTWEDGEWDVVFLRDMDTMGKWDAKLNKEDPILIAFAVWDGKKEDRNGRKVVSVWQRLNVLREATSQQGG, encoded by the coding sequence ATGAAGAGATTTATCAAGGGTGGCTCGGGGTTCTGGCAAACCGTGACGGCACTGGGCATGATCGCCGCGTTCCTCGTCTTTTTCACCCCTGCAGGCGTTTTCTCACACGGTGAGCAGAAGCACGAGCACGACCTGGAAAACCTGCCGGAAAAACCCGAGGGCATGATCCAGTTCGGCAATGAAGACAAAGAAGCCCCCACCCCCGGATCGGAATACGCGGACCCGGCTCCGAAGGGGGAAATGAAGATGGATCATGGCGGTCATGACATGGGTCACGACATGGGCCATGACATGCAGCATGATATGGGCGGTCACGACATGGGCCATGACATGCATGGCGGCGGCAAGGATTCGTTTCTGACGCGGGGCGAGCACGATCTGTCCAACATCCAGCAGCCTCAGACCAAAAGCCAGGCTCTGATGGCGCGGGGCCGCAACATCTACCTGCACATGTGTGTGTTCTGCCATGGCAAGGACGGCAACGGCGGCGGTGAAGCCGTGGACTACCTCTATCCCTGGCCGCGCGATTTCCGCAAAGGCATTTTCAAATTCCGCTCCACACCGACCGGCACCCTGCCGCGCGATGAAGACCTGTACCGCACCATCATAAAAGGCGTGCCCAATACGTCGATGCCCGCCTGGGAAGCGGCTCTGTCGCCGCAGGACACCTGGGCGCTGGTCAACATGATCAAAAGTTTTTCCGACCGCTTTCGCGAGGAGCCTCCCGGACCGAAGATTGAAATCCCCAAAGCGCCGGAGCCAACCGCGAAAACGATCGCACGCGGCAGGGAACTGTTTGACGAGCACAAGTGCGACGACTGCCACGGCATGTCCGGAAAGGGCGACGGCAAGCTGGCAGGATCGTTGAAGGACGCGTGGAAGCACGCGGTGTTCGTGCACGACATCACCAACCCCAATTACCTGAAAGCCGGGTACCGTCCCCAAGACATTTTCAAAACGTTGTCCACGGGGCTTGATGGCACACCGATGAACTCCTACGCGAACTTGCCGGAAGAGGATCGCTGGGCGCTGGTGCATTTCATCCGTTCCCGCTTTGCCAAGGAGTTTGCGAAGGGCGAGTTCGAGACCGACGTCTATTCGTTTTACATGCCGTATGAACTGGACACGGATCCGGCCAGCCCGGTCTGGGAGAAAGTGGAGACCACCCGCATCGTGTTGCGGCCCCTGTCGGCCCGGCGCGACGCGGTGGAGGTGATCCGTTTCCAGTCCGTCAACAATGGCAAGCAACTCGCCATCCGCCTGCGCTGGAAGGATTCCACCAAGGACGGTTTTGTCGAAAACCGGGGCGATGTGTTTCGAGACGGCTCGGCGGTGCAGCTGGCGCTGGGCGATGTGACGCTCCACACCCACGGTCACAACGAGCCGTTCTTTGGCATGGGCAACCGCGGCAAGCCGGTCAACATCTGGCACTGGAAAGCGGGCCTGGAAGAAACCATTGAGGCGACGGAAGATTCCGAATATTCCACCGGTGGCGTGGACATGGATGCACTCATCTTCGGCGGCACCATGACCAACCCCGTCGCCAAACTGGGCACCACCGCGCAGAATACGGTCGAGGAATTGAACGGCGAGGGCTTCGGCACCATCACGCCGCAACCCAAGGAACAGCAGAACGTGCTGGGCTATGGCACCTGGGAAGACGGCGAATGGGATGTGGTGTTTTTGCGCGATATGGATACTATGGGCAAATGGGATGCCAAGCTCAATAAGGAAGACCCGATCCTGATCGCATTCGCGGTGTGGGACGGCAAGAAGGAAGATCGCAATGGCCGCAAGGTGGTCAGCGTCTGGCAGCGGTTGAATGTGCTGCGGGAAGCCACGTCGCAGCAGGGAGGTTGA
- a CDS encoding Lcl C-terminal domain-containing protein: MRFAYSIPLLLLMWILLMGFSAAAAADARFEKNGNGTVLDTKTGLMWQAQDSYHELEHGMNWYEALEYVNGKNAEKFAGHNDWRLPSMDELNALWDSRRPLASKDGEPIGLPEVFAGGGSYYLWSRDERNLDHAWYFGLGQSEDYFNLKDLGDLDQGVKLVREVKQ; this comes from the coding sequence ATGCGTTTTGCCTACTCGATCCCGCTCCTGCTGTTGATGTGGATTCTGCTGATGGGTTTTTCCGCCGCCGCCGCTGCCGACGCACGTTTTGAGAAAAACGGAAACGGGACGGTGCTGGACACGAAAACGGGCCTGATGTGGCAGGCTCAGGATTCCTACCACGAATTGGAACACGGCATGAACTGGTACGAGGCCCTCGAATACGTCAACGGCAAAAACGCCGAAAAATTTGCCGGGCACAACGACTGGCGTTTGCCCAGCATGGACGAACTCAATGCACTGTGGGATTCCCGACGGCCGTTGGCGAGCAAGGACGGGGAACCCATCGGCCTGCCCGAGGTGTTTGCAGGCGGCGGCAGCTATTACCTGTGGAGCCGGGACGAGCGCAACCTGGACCACGCCTGGTATTTCGGTCTGGGGCAGAGCGAGGATTATTTCAACCTCAAGGATCTGGGAGACCTGGACCAGGGGGTCAAGCTGGTGCGTGAAGTCAAGCAATGA
- a CDS encoding MBL fold metallo-hydrolase, whose product MKVTILGSGTAFPDLTRNSAGVLLEHEGRRYLIDCGYGTVHQLLRLNITYHDIDGIFFTHHHPDHMCDLIYFLFGSQYPGDPRTNDLPIVAAPGFRAYFDTLMAAFNHWLVPKTYQVNILEQDEETRDHHGLQVTTARVQHIEMSRGYRFEDARGNSVAISGDTDYHPNMAALGRDADLMVLECATPDAMKVAKHSTPAICGRMAREAGCKTLCLTHFYPPCDDAVLLEECRREFDGNIVLAEDLTAFNF is encoded by the coding sequence ATGAAAGTCACCATCCTTGGTTCCGGAACCGCCTTCCCCGATCTGACGCGCAACTCCGCCGGCGTTCTGCTCGAACACGAGGGACGCCGTTATCTGATCGATTGTGGTTATGGCACCGTGCATCAATTGCTGCGCCTCAACATCACCTACCACGACATCGACGGCATCTTCTTCACGCATCACCACCCCGACCACATGTGCGATCTGATTTATTTTCTGTTCGGCAGCCAATACCCCGGCGACCCGCGCACGAACGATCTGCCGATCGTCGCCGCGCCCGGATTCCGCGCCTACTTCGACACTCTGATGGCCGCGTTCAACCACTGGCTGGTGCCGAAGACCTATCAGGTGAACATTCTGGAGCAGGATGAAGAAACGCGCGATCACCACGGCCTCCAGGTGACCACCGCCCGCGTGCAGCACATTGAGATGAGCCGCGGTTACCGCTTCGAAGATGCCCGCGGCAACAGCGTCGCCATCTCCGGCGACACCGATTACCATCCCAACATGGCGGCGCTCGGCCGCGATGCGGACCTGATGGTCCTCGAATGCGCCACGCCCGATGCAATGAAAGTGGCCAAGCATTCCACTCCGGCGATCTGCGGCCGCATGGCCCGCGAAGCCGGTTGCAAAACCCTCTGCCTCACCCACTTTTACCCGCCCTGCGACGATGCCGTCCTTCTCGAAGAATGCCGCAGGGAATTCGACGGCAACATCGTGCTGGCTGAGGACCTCACCGCCTTCAACTTCTAA
- a CDS encoding FkbM family methyltransferase, which translates to MPIDFETKKVTRFHNPPQGEQELIRGFFHNRDVGYYVDVGANEPVIGSQTRHLEQLGWEGLLLEPLPHYCELLRQQRKGTVVQHACSSPENHNKTLTLIVAGGHSTLNRDPIAIGTHSQETIEVICKTLDSILEDNEAPIGFDFISIDIEGHEMEMFKGFTLSKWKPRLVLLEDHVTSHDKHDHMVANGYQVILRTGLNSWYVPVSESYHLSLISKLEFFRKYWLGLWIRKIRYRREGWF; encoded by the coding sequence ATGCCGATTGATTTTGAAACAAAAAAAGTGACCCGGTTCCACAATCCGCCGCAGGGGGAGCAGGAACTCATCCGAGGTTTTTTTCACAATCGGGATGTTGGCTATTATGTGGATGTCGGGGCTAATGAGCCCGTCATTGGATCGCAAACCCGGCACCTAGAGCAATTGGGCTGGGAGGGACTGCTGCTGGAGCCGCTGCCGCATTACTGCGAATTGTTGCGGCAGCAACGCAAGGGAACTGTGGTTCAGCACGCCTGTTCCAGCCCTGAAAATCATAATAAAACCCTGACTCTCATCGTTGCCGGAGGCCACTCCACTTTAAACCGCGACCCGATTGCGATTGGCACTCACAGTCAGGAGACGATCGAGGTGATCTGCAAAACGCTGGATTCCATTCTGGAAGATAACGAGGCGCCGATTGGATTCGATTTCATTTCGATCGATATCGAAGGCCACGAAATGGAAATGTTCAAGGGGTTCACACTGTCCAAATGGAAACCGAGGCTGGTGCTGCTGGAGGATCATGTCACCAGCCACGACAAGCACGACCACATGGTTGCGAATGGTTACCAGGTGATCCTCCGAACGGGCCTGAATAGTTGGTATGTCCCGGTTAGCGAGTCGTACCATTTGTCGTTGATCTCGAAACTGGAGTTCTTCAGGAAATACTGGCTGGGGTTATGGATTAGAAAAATCAGGTATCGAAGGGAGGGGTGGTTTTGA
- a CDS encoding thioredoxin-like domain-containing protein yields the protein MNEHLIHAPSLEAGDLPWFNAARPLDLADLKGKIAILDFWTYCCINCIHVIPTLKRIEEKFPDTVVVIGVHSPKFPGEKVTGNVEQAIQRYEIVHPVVHDRDFKIWNRYAIRAWPTLVFVGPDSYILGQLPGEPNVDLLEETLDKLVAELREKGFLDGKAAELIRPLQPASKSALSFPGKIAYSEQDGQFAIADANHNQVVVADKNGTLLHRIGSGEVGHADGGFADAAFYRPQGLCFRDGVLWVADTENHLLRKIDLAAKQVHTVAGTGTQGGFLRDTQPALQTGISSPWDVAWHEGSLYFANAGTHQIGRYNPTDDTVEQFAGSGAEALQDGPRLQAPFAQPSGLTVGDGKLFLADSETSAIRSIELGGPGKVETYVGTGLFDFGDRDGVGKEAILQHPLGVHYVEGAVFIADSYNHKIRVLDLATHEVHTVEASVDIVCDDTRCTRLWEPAGVLCLDKTLYVSDTNNHRILKIDLDTEKTEIFIG from the coding sequence ATGAATGAGCACCTGATCCATGCGCCGTCCCTGGAAGCGGGAGACCTGCCGTGGTTCAACGCGGCGCGTCCTTTGGATCTCGCGGACCTCAAAGGCAAGATCGCCATCCTCGATTTCTGGACGTACTGCTGCATCAACTGCATCCACGTGATCCCGACGCTCAAACGCATCGAGGAAAAGTTTCCCGATACGGTTGTCGTGATCGGCGTGCACAGTCCCAAGTTTCCCGGCGAGAAGGTGACGGGCAACGTCGAGCAGGCCATCCAGCGTTACGAGATCGTGCACCCGGTGGTGCACGACCGCGACTTCAAAATCTGGAACCGGTACGCCATCCGCGCCTGGCCGACGCTCGTGTTCGTCGGGCCGGACAGCTATATCCTCGGCCAACTGCCGGGAGAGCCGAACGTCGATCTGCTGGAGGAGACGCTCGACAAGCTGGTGGCGGAGTTGCGCGAGAAAGGGTTTCTGGACGGCAAGGCGGCGGAGTTGATCCGTCCACTGCAACCGGCATCGAAAAGCGCGTTGAGTTTTCCGGGCAAGATCGCCTACAGCGAGCAGGACGGCCAGTTCGCCATCGCCGACGCCAACCACAACCAGGTGGTGGTGGCAGACAAGAACGGAACCCTCCTGCACCGCATCGGCAGTGGTGAGGTTGGGCATGCGGACGGCGGGTTTGCGGACGCGGCGTTTTACCGGCCGCAGGGATTGTGTTTTCGGGACGGCGTCCTCTGGGTGGCGGATACGGAAAACCACCTGCTGCGCAAAATCGATCTCGCAGCAAAGCAGGTCCATACGGTTGCCGGAACGGGCACGCAGGGCGGGTTTCTGCGCGACACCCAGCCGGCGCTCCAGACCGGCATCAGTTCGCCGTGGGACGTGGCGTGGCATGAGGGGTCGCTGTATTTCGCCAACGCGGGCACGCACCAGATCGGGCGATACAATCCAACGGACGACACCGTCGAGCAGTTTGCGGGCAGCGGTGCGGAAGCGTTGCAGGACGGACCGCGTTTGCAGGCGCCGTTCGCGCAGCCCAGCGGATTGACCGTCGGCGACGGCAAACTGTTTCTGGCCGACAGCGAGACCAGCGCCATCCGTTCCATTGAGTTGGGCGGGCCGGGCAAGGTGGAGACGTACGTCGGCACCGGGCTGTTTGATTTCGGCGACCGCGACGGCGTCGGCAAGGAAGCGATCCTGCAGCACCCGCTGGGCGTGCATTACGTGGAGGGGGCGGTGTTCATCGCCGATTCCTACAATCACAAAATCCGCGTGCTGGACCTGGCGACGCACGAAGTGCACACGGTCGAGGCGTCGGTGGACATTGTGTGCGACGACACACGCTGCACGCGCCTGTGGGAACCGGCCGGGGTGCTGTGCCTCGACAAGACCCTGTACGTCTCCGACACCAACAATCACCGCATTCTTAAAATCGATCTCGACACCGAAAAGACGGAAATCTTCATCGGCTGA
- a CDS encoding NifU N-terminal domain-containing protein, translating to MPVNIQVSSTPNENALKFTLDKPALESGHKTYPNAEAAAESPVATALFGIDGVVSVFLMADFITVTKRPDVGWDVIQPAAEGAIQKAYE from the coding sequence ATGCCGGTCAACATCCAGGTGTCCTCGACGCCAAATGAAAACGCGTTGAAGTTCACGCTCGACAAACCCGCGCTCGAAAGCGGACACAAAACCTATCCCAATGCCGAGGCGGCGGCGGAGTCGCCGGTGGCCACGGCGCTGTTTGGCATCGACGGCGTCGTCAGCGTGTTTCTGATGGCGGACTTCATCACCGTGACCAAACGTCCCGATGTGGGTTGGGACGTTATCCAGCCCGCCGCCGAAGGGGCCATCCAGAAAGCTTATGAATGA
- a CDS encoding FIST signal transduction protein, with protein MKWASSISTGETIEQCIEETAKAVREQMGDHEIHLTVLFVSPHFKEKLAAIPKLLGEQLPFGMLLGCTGGGIIGGGQEVEQRGAFSITCAHLPGVTIQKVQTDTLTLPDPDTAPSVWRDWLGVDAESDPQFILLADPFSFRGEEFLAGMDYAYPNAPKVGGLASGANFQGGNVLYLGDNMYNNGLIGVALSGNIRLDTIVAQGCRPIGEPLNITKCSEYLLEEVDNKPPLQVLEEMVESLSENDRKLMQTSLFLGIEMDPLKDNPGQGDFLIRNLIGVDRETGALSIGAPLREGQLVQFHLRDKVMSAEDLTVMLSRYSKQGKRDDVCGALLFSCLGRGQYLYGVANHDCNVFKEKLGEIPLGGFFCNGEIGPVGQNTFLHGYTSSFGIFRPTSSAA; from the coding sequence ATGAAATGGGCCTCTAGCATATCGACCGGCGAAACCATCGAACAGTGCATCGAGGAAACCGCGAAGGCGGTGCGCGAGCAGATGGGCGATCACGAAATCCACCTGACGGTGTTGTTCGTGTCGCCGCATTTTAAAGAGAAACTGGCGGCGATCCCGAAACTGCTCGGCGAGCAATTGCCGTTCGGCATGTTGCTCGGCTGCACCGGCGGCGGCATCATCGGCGGGGGTCAGGAAGTGGAGCAGCGGGGCGCGTTCAGCATCACCTGCGCGCACCTGCCGGGCGTGACCATCCAGAAGGTGCAAACCGACACCCTCACCCTGCCCGATCCGGATACCGCGCCCAGTGTGTGGCGGGACTGGCTGGGCGTGGATGCGGAAAGCGATCCGCAGTTCATCCTGCTGGCCGATCCGTTTTCGTTTCGCGGCGAGGAGTTTCTGGCCGGGATGGATTACGCGTATCCCAATGCGCCGAAGGTGGGCGGGCTGGCGAGCGGCGCGAATTTCCAGGGCGGCAATGTGTTGTACCTCGGTGACAACATGTACAACAACGGGCTCATTGGCGTGGCGTTGAGCGGCAACATCCGGTTGGACACGATTGTCGCGCAGGGTTGCCGGCCGATCGGCGAGCCGCTCAACATCACCAAGTGCAGCGAATACCTGCTGGAGGAAGTGGACAACAAGCCGCCGTTGCAGGTGCTGGAAGAAATGGTTGAGAGTCTCAGTGAAAACGACCGCAAGCTGATGCAGACGTCGCTGTTCCTCGGCATCGAGATGGACCCGCTTAAGGACAACCCCGGGCAGGGCGATTTTTTGATCCGCAACCTGATCGGCGTGGACCGGGAGACCGGCGCCTTGTCCATCGGCGCTCCCCTGCGCGAAGGTCAACTCGTGCAGTTTCATCTGCGTGACAAGGTGATGTCGGCGGAAGACCTCACGGTCATGCTGAGCCGCTACTCGAAACAGGGCAAGCGCGACGACGTGTGCGGAGCGCTTTTGTTCTCCTGCCTCGGCCGGGGTCAGTACCTGTATGGGGTGGCCAATCACGATTGCAACGTCTTCAAGGAAAAGCTGGGCGAAATTCCGCTGGGAGGTTTTTTCTGCAATGGCGAGATCGGACCCGTGGGGCAGAATACCTTTCTGCACGGGTACACCAGTTCGTTCGGCATTTTCCGCCCGACGTCCAGCGCTGCATGA